A stretch of the Dyella telluris genome encodes the following:
- a CDS encoding response regulator transcription factor has product MSEPLQTAPNRTWRIAVLEDDTQLRECILLPGLRYFGFQVTGSGNAAELYRNMLAASYDIVVLDIGLPGEDGISILKHLRSMSNIGVVMLTANADVNDQLESLREGADAFLKKPVDIHILAATLHSLARRLAPADAAVSTSVACGKWRLDTEDWCLVTPAGQPLPLSAPERCVLSLLMRESDEPVSRERLIAALTSDIYDFDPHRLEMMIYRLRRKVLSAAGLTLPLLTARGRGYLFRRDG; this is encoded by the coding sequence ATGAGCGAACCACTGCAAACAGCGCCGAACAGGACGTGGCGCATTGCCGTACTGGAAGATGACACCCAATTGCGTGAGTGCATCCTGCTGCCGGGCTTGCGGTACTTCGGCTTCCAGGTGACCGGCTCGGGAAACGCGGCCGAGCTATACCGGAACATGCTGGCCGCCTCGTACGACATCGTCGTGCTGGATATCGGCTTGCCGGGCGAGGACGGCATCAGCATCCTGAAACACCTGCGCTCGATGTCCAATATCGGCGTGGTCATGCTTACCGCCAATGCCGACGTCAACGACCAGCTGGAGTCGCTCAGGGAGGGGGCCGATGCCTTCCTCAAGAAGCCGGTCGACATCCACATTCTTGCCGCCACGCTGCATAGCCTGGCGAGGCGCCTGGCGCCAGCCGATGCTGCCGTCAGTACCAGCGTGGCCTGCGGCAAATGGCGCCTGGACACGGAAGACTGGTGCCTGGTGACGCCGGCCGGCCAGCCGCTGCCATTGAGTGCGCCAGAGCGTTGCGTGCTCAGCCTGCTCATGCGGGAAAGCGATGAACCGGTGTCGCGCGAACGACTGATCGCCGCACTCACCTCGGACATCTATGATTTCGATCCCCACCGGCTGGAGATGATGATCTATCGCCTGCGCCGCAAGGTCCTGAGTGCCGCCGGCCTCACCTTGCCATTGCTGACCGCTCGAGGGCGGGGATACCTGTTCCGCCGCGACGGTTGA